One genomic region from Vibrio cyclitrophicus encodes:
- the rsmD gene encoding 16S rRNA (guanine(966)-N(2))-methyltransferase RsmD, producing MVRRRQQNTSQKKPSGGFVRIISGSWRGRKLPVHDLEGLRPTIDRVKETLFNWVAQDIPHSTCLDVFAGSGGLGFEAASRQAKMVTLLEMNQKAAKQLSDNAKELKADNISVVNTDAISFLKKPGTPYDMVFLDPPFRKGLLAETVQLLESNGWLADNAIIYVETEKELKLEAMPDNWELHRDKTTGQSSYRLFNRITEE from the coding sequence ATGGTAAGACGTCGCCAGCAAAACACATCACAAAAAAAGCCATCCGGAGGCTTTGTTCGAATTATTAGTGGCTCGTGGAGAGGTAGAAAACTGCCCGTTCATGATTTAGAAGGATTACGCCCAACCATTGACCGAGTAAAAGAGACACTCTTTAACTGGGTGGCTCAAGATATCCCACATTCAACTTGCTTGGATGTATTTGCCGGTTCTGGCGGTCTAGGTTTTGAAGCCGCTTCTCGCCAAGCAAAAATGGTGACACTGCTCGAAATGAATCAAAAGGCAGCCAAACAGCTTTCTGATAACGCGAAAGAGCTCAAAGCAGACAACATCAGTGTCGTGAATACTGATGCTATCTCTTTCCTTAAGAAGCCTGGCACTCCTTACGATATGGTTTTCCTTGATCCACCATTTCGTAAAGGCTTGCTGGCAGAAACAGTACAACTGCTTGAGAGTAATGGTTGGCTTGCAGACAATGCGATCATTTACGTTGAAACAGAGAAAGAACTGAAACTCGAAGCTATGCCAGATAACTGGGAATTGCATCGCGATAAGACCACTGGCCAGTCTAGCTACCGACTGTTCAATCGAATCACTGAAGAATAG
- the glpE gene encoding thiosulfate sulfurtransferase GlpE encodes MDQFKHIDVKSAQALIEQGEARLVDIRDPQSFAVAHSKTAYHLTNDTMVSFMDEVEFEQPILVMCYHGISSQGAAQYLVNQGFEEVYSVDGGFEAWHRAELPVIAGL; translated from the coding sequence ATGGACCAGTTTAAACATATCGATGTTAAAAGCGCTCAAGCCCTTATAGAACAAGGCGAAGCAAGACTTGTCGATATTCGTGACCCGCAGTCTTTCGCGGTGGCTCACTCAAAGACAGCTTATCACCTTACCAATGATACGATGGTGTCGTTCATGGATGAGGTAGAGTTCGAACAACCTATTTTAGTCATGTGTTACCACGGTATTAGTAGCCAAGGTGCTGCACAATATTTAGTGAACCAAGGCTTTGAAGAGGTATATAGTGTTGATGGTGGCTTTGAAGCTTGGCATCGTGCTGAACTTCCAGTGATCGCTGGGTTATAG
- a CDS encoding DUF2500 domain-containing protein: MPNSLFFAIFALAGLAAWVFLGFYRKHTQGENAPEKKVNATVLDKQSIDLPDAEPGQEDQEYWIYVQRGVVGPKREFQVGIHYFHALNPGDKGTLTYQGDKFLHFALKR; encoded by the coding sequence ATGCCTAATTCACTCTTTTTTGCCATCTTTGCACTCGCCGGTCTAGCAGCTTGGGTATTTCTTGGTTTCTATCGAAAACACACGCAAGGTGAAAATGCGCCAGAAAAGAAAGTGAATGCCACTGTGTTAGACAAACAATCCATCGATCTTCCTGACGCCGAACCGGGCCAAGAAGATCAAGAATACTGGATTTACGTTCAACGTGGGGTTGTTGGTCCGAAGCGAGAATTCCAAGTCGGTATCCACTATTTCCACGCACTTAATCCTGGTGATAAAGGAACCTTAACTTACCAAGGCGATAAATTTTTGCACTTTGCTTTGAAACGCTAG
- the ftsE gene encoding cell division ATP-binding protein FtsE, translated as MIKFQQVSKAYRGGRQALQKVDFHLKRGEMAFLGGHSGAGKSTLLKLICAIERPTDGRVWFNDHDITRIPAKDIPFLRRNIGIVFQDHRLLMDRSIFDNVALPMRIESISENEIKRRVSAALDKTGLLDKARCLPSQLSGGEQQRVGIARAVVNRPTLLLADEPTGNLDPELSNRVLRLFEEFNRAGVTIILATHDIGLVNTRPQYRHLELNQGFLSEVEDYGRE; from the coding sequence GTGATCAAATTTCAGCAAGTGAGCAAAGCCTACCGAGGTGGGCGACAAGCGCTCCAAAAAGTGGATTTTCATCTTAAACGTGGAGAGATGGCTTTTTTGGGTGGTCACTCTGGAGCTGGTAAAAGTACCTTGCTGAAGTTGATCTGTGCTATTGAGCGTCCGACTGATGGCCGTGTTTGGTTCAATGATCACGATATCACTCGGATTCCAGCCAAAGACATTCCTTTTTTACGACGTAATATTGGGATTGTTTTTCAAGATCACCGCCTGCTGATGGATCGCTCGATTTTCGATAACGTCGCTCTGCCTATGCGTATTGAATCTATTTCTGAAAACGAAATAAAACGTCGAGTTAGTGCTGCGTTGGATAAAACCGGATTACTTGATAAGGCGCGTTGCCTACCAAGTCAGTTATCTGGTGGTGAACAGCAACGAGTAGGTATTGCTCGCGCCGTGGTTAACCGTCCAACGCTGCTGTTAGCGGATGAACCCACAGGTAACCTCGATCCTGAATTGTCTAACCGTGTGTTGCGACTCTTTGAAGAGTTTAACCGCGCGGGCGTCACCATTATCCTAGCGACGCACGATATCGGGTTAGTAAACACTCGCCCTCAATATCGTCACCTTGAATTAAACCAAGGATTTTTGAGCGAGGTTGAAGACTATGGCCGCGAATAA
- the ftsY gene encoding signal recognition particle-docking protein FtsY encodes MTEKKKRGLLSWLGFGEEEQSPKTQNEANVENVEDQTEVESQVEAEQVAPEAEQAKPIESKSVEPEQALEEIQQEQQSVEVEAEQEEVAAPQAKVEEVQEKPTESFFARLKRSLSRTKANIGAGFFGLFKGKQIDEDLFEELEEQLLIADVGMNTTVKIIENLTEKASRNDLKDGEALYGLLKEEMADILSQVEQPLVVDTTKTPYVILMVGVNGVGKTTTIGKLAKQFQGEGKKVMLAAGDTFRAAAVEQLQVWGQRNDVPVIAQHTGADSASVIYDAIEAAKARGVDVVIADTAGRLQNKSNLMEELRKIVRVMKKIDDSAPHEIMLTLDAGTGQNAISQAKLFSEVAPVTGITLTKLDGTAKGGVIFSIADQFQIPIRYIGVGEGIDDLRPFESKDFIEALFSREE; translated from the coding sequence ATGACGGAAAAAAAGAAGCGCGGATTATTATCGTGGCTTGGTTTTGGTGAAGAAGAACAAAGCCCAAAAACTCAGAATGAAGCGAACGTAGAAAACGTTGAAGATCAAACTGAAGTTGAATCACAAGTTGAGGCTGAACAGGTCGCGCCTGAAGCTGAACAAGCTAAGCCAATTGAATCTAAGTCAGTTGAACCTGAGCAAGCGCTTGAAGAGATTCAACAAGAGCAGCAATCTGTCGAAGTAGAAGCTGAGCAGGAAGAAGTGGCAGCTCCTCAAGCTAAGGTTGAAGAAGTACAAGAAAAGCCGACAGAAAGCTTTTTTGCACGCCTTAAGCGTAGCCTTAGTCGCACCAAAGCCAATATTGGTGCTGGCTTCTTTGGTTTATTTAAAGGTAAGCAAATCGATGAAGATCTATTTGAAGAGCTAGAAGAGCAACTTCTGATTGCTGACGTGGGTATGAATACCACCGTAAAAATCATTGAAAACCTAACAGAAAAAGCATCTCGCAATGACCTAAAAGATGGTGAAGCTCTATATGGTCTGCTCAAAGAAGAGATGGCCGATATCCTAAGCCAAGTTGAACAGCCTCTTGTGGTTGATACAACAAAAACACCTTACGTTATCTTAATGGTCGGTGTGAACGGTGTCGGTAAAACAACCACTATCGGCAAACTGGCTAAACAGTTCCAAGGTGAAGGCAAGAAAGTGATGCTTGCTGCGGGTGATACCTTCCGTGCAGCAGCGGTTGAGCAACTTCAAGTTTGGGGTCAGCGCAATGATGTTCCCGTTATCGCTCAACACACTGGTGCTGACAGTGCGTCTGTTATTTACGATGCGATTGAAGCAGCGAAAGCTCGTGGTGTTGATGTTGTGATTGCAGATACTGCAGGTCGTTTGCAGAATAAGAGCAACTTGATGGAAGAGCTACGCAAGATTGTTCGTGTAATGAAGAAGATTGATGATTCTGCACCACACGAAATCATGCTAACACTAGATGCCGGTACTGGTCAGAATGCTATCAGCCAAGCAAAGCTGTTCAGTGAAGTTGCACCAGTAACGGGTATTACGCTAACGAAGTTAGATGGCACTGCAAAAGGTGGTGTGATTTTCTCAATCGCGGATCAGTTCCAGATTCCAATCCGCTACATCGGTGTGGGTGAAGGTATTGACGACTTGCGTCCGTTTGAGTCGAAAGACTTTATTGAAGCACTATTTAGTCGCGAAGAGTAA
- a CDS encoding DUF1145 domain-containing protein — protein MKFLLPLAKAAIAFVWFILIANIFYPFPGNAAIALYIMTAFLFFMHGLQMLIFIGAFGDKIEMSRWEKWSILIFGVFALLDIRRKHMM, from the coding sequence ATGAAGTTCTTGCTTCCACTAGCAAAAGCAGCCATCGCCTTTGTTTGGTTTATCTTAATCGCCAATATTTTCTACCCATTCCCGGGTAATGCTGCGATTGCGCTTTATATCATGACAGCATTTTTGTTCTTCATGCACGGCCTGCAGATGCTGATTTTCATCGGTGCTTTTGGCGATAAGATCGAAATGTCACGTTGGGAGAAATGGTCAATACTGATTTTCGGAGTCTTTGCCCTACTCGATATCCGACGCAAACACATGATGTAA
- a CDS encoding lysoplasmalogenase — MWSWLAVSLSGIGVIAGTKHGHIGQALSYKVFTFVLLAIIALTQSVVADFTYWVVAGLAISAIADVLHTFTQKRSLHFVCFLVAQLCYSKAFWLQLSGEMVWWLFALLLAACIVAFFLLLPRLDKLVFPVVIMGMVLIQLAWASGEVWLLDPKLSHAVGFAGCSVLLLSALAYALNCYRSPIKGAYFWVTGSYLFAHALIVASLTI; from the coding sequence ATGTGGAGTTGGTTAGCGGTTTCCTTGTCTGGTATTGGAGTAATAGCAGGAACGAAACATGGACATATCGGTCAGGCCTTATCGTATAAGGTTTTTACCTTTGTATTATTAGCGATCATTGCTTTAACTCAATCTGTTGTTGCTGATTTTACCTATTGGGTAGTGGCTGGGTTGGCTATCTCTGCGATTGCAGATGTTCTTCATACTTTCACTCAAAAACGTTCTCTACATTTTGTTTGTTTCTTGGTTGCTCAACTTTGTTATAGCAAAGCATTTTGGTTACAGTTGTCAGGAGAAATGGTCTGGTGGCTGTTCGCTTTGTTGTTAGCGGCATGTATTGTTGCTTTCTTCTTATTATTGCCTCGCTTAGATAAACTTGTCTTTCCTGTTGTTATCATGGGGATGGTGCTTATTCAGCTGGCATGGGCTTCTGGTGAGGTTTGGTTGCTTGATCCTAAACTGTCCCATGCGGTGGGCTTTGCTGGCTGTAGTGTGTTGCTGCTTTCTGCATTGGCTTATGCACTGAACTGTTATCGTAGCCCAATCAAAGGTGCTTACTTTTGGGTGACGGGCAGTTATTTATTTGCACATGCACTTATTGTGGCATCTCTGACCATTTAG
- the rpoH gene encoding RNA polymerase sigma factor RpoH, with protein MANQAYQMALVTQDSLDSYIRSANSYPMLTPEEERGLAERLHYKGEIDAAKGLILSHLRFVVHVARGYSGYGLPMADLVQEGNIGLMKAVKRFNPEVGVRLVSFAVHWIKAEIHEYVLRNWRIVKIATTKAQRKLFFNLRKSKKRLGWFNNGEVETVARELGVEPSEVREMESRLAAQDATFEAPMDDDDGGSAYTAPVYYLEDKASDVAETVEAANWESHTNNRLGLALKSLDERSQHIVRSRWLDDNKATLQDLADTYSISAERVRQLEKNAMKKLKQAVGDF; from the coding sequence ATGGCAAACCAAGCGTATCAAATGGCTTTAGTCACACAAGATAGTTTAGATAGCTATATCCGATCAGCGAACAGCTACCCAATGCTGACCCCTGAAGAGGAACGTGGACTTGCAGAGCGATTACATTACAAAGGTGAGATCGATGCTGCGAAAGGCTTGATCCTTTCCCACTTACGATTCGTGGTACACGTTGCAAGAGGGTATTCTGGCTACGGGTTACCAATGGCTGATCTTGTCCAAGAAGGTAACATCGGCTTAATGAAGGCTGTTAAGCGCTTCAACCCAGAAGTTGGTGTTCGTCTAGTATCTTTTGCTGTTCACTGGATCAAAGCTGAGATTCATGAGTACGTATTGCGTAACTGGCGTATTGTTAAGATCGCAACGACTAAAGCACAGCGTAAATTGTTCTTTAACCTACGTAAGTCTAAAAAGCGTTTAGGTTGGTTCAATAATGGTGAAGTCGAGACTGTTGCTCGTGAATTAGGTGTCGAGCCTTCAGAGGTTCGTGAAATGGAATCTCGTTTAGCGGCTCAAGATGCTACGTTTGAAGCGCCTATGGATGATGACGACGGTGGCTCTGCTTATACTGCACCAGTTTATTACCTTGAAGACAAAGCATCAGATGTTGCTGAGACAGTTGAAGCCGCTAACTGGGAATCTCATACCAACAATCGTTTAGGTCTCGCATTGAAGAGCTTAGATGAGCGTAGCCAACACATTGTTCGCTCACGTTGGTTAGATGACAACAAAGCGACACTGCAAGACCTTGCCGATACTTACAGCATTTCTGCAGAACGTGTTCGTCAGTTAGAAAAGAATGCGATGAAGAAGTTGAAGCAAGCTGTTGGCGACTTTTAA
- a CDS encoding YhgN family NAAT transporter gives MEILSAATMLFLIMDPLGNLPIVLSILKHLDPKRRRIVLVRELMFALIILLLFLFAGQSIMNFLHVQPETLSISGGIILFIIAIKMIFPSAGSITGLAAGEEPFIVPMAIPMIAGPSVIAALILLSTQHPDNMLELSAAVMLAWGATFFILMFNGFFLRVLGERGLKAIERLMGLLLVMLSTQMFLDGVKGYMG, from the coding sequence ATGGAAATCTTATCTGCAGCAACCATGCTGTTTCTTATTATGGACCCGCTTGGTAATCTACCAATTGTGCTCTCTATCCTTAAGCACCTCGATCCGAAGCGTCGCCGTATTGTTCTTGTTCGTGAACTGATGTTTGCACTGATTATCTTGCTGTTGTTCTTGTTTGCTGGACAAAGCATTATGAACTTCCTGCACGTACAACCTGAAACCTTGAGTATCTCAGGTGGTATTATTTTGTTTATCATCGCGATTAAGATGATTTTCCCAAGCGCAGGTAGTATTACAGGCCTCGCGGCAGGTGAAGAGCCGTTTATTGTGCCTATGGCGATTCCGATGATTGCAGGCCCGTCAGTGATTGCGGCATTGATTCTGTTGTCGACCCAGCATCCTGACAACATGCTAGAGCTCTCAGCTGCTGTGATGCTGGCTTGGGGCGCGACCTTCTTTATTCTGATGTTTAATGGCTTCTTCCTGCGAGTACTGGGAGAGAGAGGTCTTAAAGCCATCGAGCGCTTGATGGGCTTGTTGCTGGTTATGCTGTCGACGCAAATGTTCCTAGATGGTGTAAAGGGCTACATGGGCTAA
- a CDS encoding YecH family metal-binding protein codes for MTIEIHAHNVLNLLSEKPLTREELTQELALTYGAKARFHTCKLDGLDLDALLKFFLKMEKVVIVDNKLCTNRERVCNH; via the coding sequence ATGACTATCGAAATTCACGCACACAACGTTTTAAATTTGCTTAGTGAAAAACCACTGACTCGTGAAGAGCTGACACAAGAACTGGCTCTGACGTATGGAGCAAAAGCTCGCTTTCACACTTGTAAGCTAGACGGTCTAGATTTGGATGCTTTGTTGAAGTTTTTTCTGAAGATGGAAAAGGTCGTGATTGTTGATAACAAGCTTTGTACCAATCGCGAGCGCGTGTGTAATCATTGA
- a CDS encoding acyltransferase, with protein MKQRILFFDLARCVAAVAVIAIHVLAPYRNELNTIPFGEWLTAITVNSFSRWAVPVFILITGALMLSDQRPFDAKYYLKRRLGKVLIPFIVWSLFYTYLSGWSAMGFDADVSWDILLNSYHHYTYYHLGFFYYFIPLYFVIPFLQIMVRKYGDKAVYGFTAVWLFTTLLFLLRIDGPWSHELWLYTGYLPLGYMLYKIVPLNKVTVGVSVLLGGLALLTTVYMVVDASLIAEEYTVGRWLSYKTLNTVLAASMVFMLCRYYGEGLSDKSNQVVGFISKHSLGIYLLHPIFLWPMKEFGWFQGHPAWVIPLWIVVSGAGALWMSWLVSKSEKTRWLLP; from the coding sequence ATGAAGCAGCGAATTCTCTTTTTTGATTTAGCACGATGTGTCGCGGCCGTAGCGGTTATCGCGATTCATGTTTTGGCTCCTTATCGTAATGAATTGAACACCATTCCTTTCGGCGAATGGCTTACCGCCATCACGGTGAACAGTTTCAGCCGCTGGGCGGTGCCGGTGTTCATCTTGATTACTGGTGCCCTGATGCTCAGTGACCAACGCCCGTTTGATGCGAAATACTACCTTAAGCGTCGATTGGGCAAGGTACTGATCCCTTTCATTGTCTGGTCGCTTTTCTATACCTACCTATCTGGTTGGTCTGCGATGGGTTTTGATGCTGATGTGAGTTGGGATATTTTGCTCAATAGTTACCATCACTACACGTACTACCATCTTGGTTTCTTCTATTACTTTATCCCGCTCTACTTTGTGATTCCTTTCTTACAGATCATGGTTAGAAAGTATGGGGACAAAGCGGTTTATGGTTTCACTGCAGTGTGGCTATTTACCACTTTGTTGTTCTTACTCAGGATAGATGGCCCATGGAGTCACGAGCTGTGGCTTTACACTGGGTACCTACCTTTGGGGTATATGCTGTATAAAATCGTTCCGCTTAACAAGGTGACGGTCGGTGTGAGTGTTTTACTTGGTGGGTTAGCATTACTAACCACGGTCTACATGGTGGTTGATGCAAGCCTGATAGCTGAGGAATACACGGTAGGTCGTTGGTTATCTTACAAAACATTGAATACGGTATTAGCTGCAAGCATGGTGTTCATGCTGTGTCGTTATTACGGAGAGGGTTTATCTGATAAGAGCAATCAAGTGGTTGGTTTTATCAGTAAACACAGTTTAGGTATTTACCTGCTGCATCCTATCTTTTTGTGGCCAATGAAAGAGTTCGGTTGGTTCCAAGGACATCCTGCTTGGGTGATTCCATTATGGATCGTGGTTAGTGGTGCAGGGGCTTTATGGATGAGCTGGTTAGTATCTAAGTCAGAGAAGACACGTTGGCTTTTACCTTAG
- a CDS encoding flagellar basal body-associated protein FliL, translated as MHKRYVAQIFLAITLLFSASSFAEEESGPKLAYFTLEPDLTTNFYTKGKKLGYIQVRLDIMVANSDDLAAIEHHQPLIRDAVIELLGKQNEETIKSLSGREDLRKSLVEHLNKILLPETGKTLIADLLFTKYLYQ; from the coding sequence ATGCACAAACGTTATGTAGCCCAAATATTTCTTGCGATTACTCTACTCTTTTCAGCATCTAGCTTCGCAGAAGAGGAGTCGGGGCCCAAACTAGCCTACTTCACGCTAGAGCCAGACCTGACCACTAATTTTTACACCAAAGGTAAAAAGCTGGGCTATATTCAAGTTCGCCTCGATATCATGGTCGCGAATAGCGATGACTTGGCGGCCATTGAGCATCACCAACCATTGATTCGCGATGCAGTGATTGAATTGCTTGGCAAACAAAACGAAGAAACCATCAAATCTCTGTCTGGTCGCGAAGATTTAAGAAAATCCTTAGTTGAACATCTCAACAAGATTCTGCTTCCTGAGACAGGTAAAACCCTCATTGCTGACTTATTGTTTACCAAATACCTTTATCAATAA
- the glpG gene encoding rhomboid family intramembrane serine protease GlpG, producing the protein MIRLMVLDNPRLAQAFIDYMASRQIPIQMSAEGEGRFALWLIDSQYQVETEAELNRFLAEANHKRYQAASWDMAETRKSNFHYHTPSFMGMIKAKAGPVTLSLMLVCVVIFVLQQIGFGQAIFNALHFPAVDGQQWQLWRWLSHAVLHFSVMHIAFNILWWWQLGGDIEKKLGSLKLLQIFAISSALSGAGQYWVEGANFGGLSGVVYALVGYLWILGSKAPQLGLNIPRQIVGFMLLWLVLGYMQPFMAIANTAHLAGLAAGLIIGLIDSMKAPRSATS; encoded by the coding sequence ATGATTAGACTGATGGTGTTAGACAATCCTCGTCTTGCGCAAGCATTTATTGATTATATGGCTTCTCGTCAGATCCCTATTCAAATGTCTGCTGAGGGAGAGGGACGTTTTGCTCTTTGGCTGATAGACAGTCAATACCAGGTGGAAACTGAGGCGGAGCTGAATCGTTTTCTTGCGGAAGCCAATCATAAACGCTATCAAGCGGCCTCTTGGGACATGGCAGAGACTAGAAAGAGCAACTTCCATTACCATACTCCAAGCTTTATGGGCATGATCAAAGCGAAAGCAGGCCCTGTGACACTAAGCCTGATGTTGGTGTGTGTTGTGATTTTTGTGCTGCAACAGATCGGTTTTGGCCAAGCTATTTTCAATGCTCTGCATTTTCCCGCAGTCGATGGGCAGCAATGGCAGCTATGGCGCTGGTTGAGTCATGCCGTTTTGCATTTCTCTGTTATGCACATCGCATTTAATATCTTGTGGTGGTGGCAGTTAGGTGGAGACATCGAGAAAAAGCTAGGTAGCCTCAAGCTACTTCAGATATTTGCTATATCTTCTGCGCTTTCTGGCGCTGGACAGTATTGGGTTGAAGGAGCAAACTTCGGCGGCTTGTCTGGTGTTGTTTATGCTCTGGTTGGCTACTTATGGATTTTAGGGTCGAAAGCCCCTCAGCTTGGTTTGAATATCCCAAGGCAGATCGTAGGCTTTATGCTGTTGTGGTTAGTGCTTGGTTACATGCAGCCGTTCATGGCTATCGCGAATACTGCTCATTTAGCCGGTTTGGCGGCAGGTTTAATTATTGGTTTAATTGATTCAATGAAAGCACCTCGCTCTGCAACAAGCTAA
- the ftsX gene encoding permease-like cell division protein FtsX: MAANKRIKKPQSNRAANRASSDGFFVIHWKQAKSSFTQMWQRPLGNLLTLAVISMALAMPACLYLLGKNVGEVAQDVTSPSQISAYIEDGIPEPRVMVLKDEIESWDQVELVEYISPQQGLEDLSQYSGFEDALTILDDYSLPGVLVITPSVHSDTLIKELAGTVKQQELVTDVRLDEDWLARLDAIKALAAVIVITLTVLMLGAVFLIIGNTLRFNVLAHKEEIQTMKLIGATDSFILRPYLYAGMWFGVLGSISAWIMTALITILLNSAVDDLAQLYDSHFRLIGLSWDESLLLLIVGTLLGSVAAKLSAQRHLKEIEPV; encoded by the coding sequence ATGGCCGCGAATAAGCGTATCAAGAAACCTCAATCTAACCGAGCAGCAAACCGCGCTTCAAGTGACGGCTTTTTTGTTATTCATTGGAAGCAAGCAAAATCATCTTTCACGCAAATGTGGCAACGACCTTTGGGTAACTTGCTGACGCTTGCGGTTATTTCAATGGCTTTGGCGATGCCAGCTTGTTTATACCTACTGGGTAAAAATGTTGGTGAAGTAGCGCAAGATGTCACTAGCCCGTCACAAATAAGTGCTTATATAGAGGATGGCATTCCTGAGCCTAGAGTTATGGTGCTTAAGGATGAAATCGAAAGTTGGGATCAAGTTGAGTTGGTGGAGTACATTTCTCCGCAGCAAGGACTTGAAGACCTTAGCCAATACTCTGGTTTTGAAGATGCTCTGACTATCCTAGACGATTATTCATTACCAGGCGTGTTGGTGATTACACCAAGCGTACACAGCGATACCCTAATTAAAGAACTGGCAGGCACAGTTAAACAACAAGAATTAGTGACCGATGTTCGTTTAGACGAAGATTGGTTAGCGCGATTAGATGCGATCAAAGCATTAGCGGCTGTCATCGTGATTACCTTAACGGTATTGATGTTGGGCGCGGTGTTTTTAATTATCGGTAACACATTGCGATTTAATGTATTGGCGCATAAAGAAGAGATTCAAACCATGAAGCTGATTGGTGCGACCGACAGTTTTATTCTCCGACCATACCTTTATGCAGGGATGTGGTTTGGTGTTTTAGGTTCGATTAGTGCTTGGATCATGACGGCATTGATTACCATATTGCTCAACAGCGCAGTAGATGACTTAGCTCAGCTTTATGACAGCCACTTCCGCCTAATTGGCTTGAGTTGGGATGAATCCTTACTGCTTTTGATCGTTGGAACCCTGCTTGGTAGCGTGGCTGCGAAGCTTTCTGCGCAGCGTCACCTAAAAGAAATTGAACCTGTTTAG
- a CDS encoding chorismate lyase, protein MNQPISLYLNSLMNVDWQSTETFDFPNKTTKEWLMEQGSLSRKLGKCCQHLSVELLHNQVVERSMLQQDEEHLLSSFDCLLRKVILKGDDAPWVLGRTLIPRVTLEDHQHSDLSQQGNVPLGLTVFSAENVERDALQVGWVIAGDECLLARRSRLWMNHKPMLVAELFLPTSPIYSKESV, encoded by the coding sequence ATGAATCAGCCAATATCGCTGTATCTTAATTCGTTAATGAATGTAGATTGGCAAAGTACAGAAACATTTGATTTTCCTAATAAAACCACCAAAGAGTGGCTTATGGAGCAAGGTTCTCTTTCCCGCAAGTTGGGGAAGTGTTGTCAGCACCTGTCTGTTGAGTTGCTTCATAATCAAGTTGTAGAACGCTCAATGTTGCAACAAGACGAGGAACATCTTTTATCATCATTTGATTGCTTGCTGCGTAAAGTGATTTTGAAGGGTGATGATGCCCCATGGGTGCTAGGTCGAACCTTGATTCCCCGTGTGACGTTAGAAGATCATCAACACTCCGACCTTTCTCAACAAGGAAATGTCCCGCTTGGACTAACGGTGTTTAGTGCTGAGAATGTCGAGCGGGATGCGCTGCAAGTCGGTTGGGTTATCGCAGGTGATGAGTGTTTACTCGCGCGTCGCTCTCGATTATGGATGAACCATAAACCGATGCTTGTGGCAGAACTGTTTTTACCAACATCACCCATTTACTCTAAGGAGAGTGTGTAA